The sequence CCATTCCAAGAGGATTGAAACAGCGTCGCGACCACGTCGCGACCCTTGTAGTCGCCGGCCGCCAGTCGGAAGTCTTGCCTCCATTCCAAGAGGATTGAAACACGATCGCCGCGAACGGCTCTTCGTGGATCTCGAATTGGTCGGCCTCGTCGGAAGTTTTGCCTCCATTCCAAGAGGATTGAAACGGTGCAACACCCGATCATAGTCGCCGGCGTTGATAAGGTCGGAAGTTTTGCCTCCATTCCAAGAGGATTGAAACGTGAATTGCAGTACACGGCGTTACGGTATTACGAATGGTGCGTCGGAAGTCTTGCCTCCATTCCAAGAGGATTGATGGCTTCCAGCAGTGCCTGACACGCGCTAACGCCGCACCCCGAGCATATACACCAACGCCTGCCCGCGTCTGCGAGCAGGCGTTTCGTGTTTGAAGGGGGAAGGAGGTGCCCCAAGGCTCCATCCTTGCGCACGCGGTCGGCGGGCAGCGTTGCTGCGCACCGCCTTCCGCCCTAGGCCGCCCGGCGCAGGCGCACATCCAGGTACCCCGACAGGCCCACATAAAACGCCGGGTAGAGCATAGACACCGGCAGGCCCCAGGGCTGCGCCCACGTTGGCACGGCCGGGTAGGTGGGCAAGAAGCCCACCAGCAGCGCCAGCCACCCCAGCGCGCCGCCAATGATCCACGGCTTCCAGGGCGACGGCGCCTGGTTGGGATAGATGAAGCGCACCGGCGCCACGGTAAGCGCTGTGGCCAGCAGCACCACCCCCAGCATCACCGCGCGGCCCGTAGCGCCGTACGCCGCGTGCAACAGGCCCGCGTAATACGCCAGAATATTCCAGTACGACGGAAAGCCCAAAAAGAACCCGTCGGCTGCCTGCTTGGCGCTGTGGTTGGCAAAGCCAAACAAACTCGCCGTCATGGCCAGCCCCACCCACACCACATCGGGGCCCGCGAGCCAGCCCATGCGCCACACCAGCACCAGCGGCAGAAACGTAAACGTGAGGTAGTCAACGATATTGTCGATCAGGCCGCCGTCGATGCGGGCGGCATGGATGGTTACCGCCCAGCGGCGCGCCAGCGGCCCGTCGGCCGCGTCAATGAGCACGGCAAGCCCCAGCATGGCAAATGCCCACGCCGGGGCCGGGGGCGTGCGCATCACGTACCACAAGGCCGCGAGCGCGCACAGCACGCCCGACGCCGTGAAGAGATGCACGGCGTACGCCCGTACGGTCGGCCACGCATCAGACATAGCACCCTCGATTGATCATCTCCAAACAGAAAAGCCGCGTGACCTTCACCACCGGCAGGCCCGGGCCCGCCGGTTCCCCATTGAAAGACGCGTAGCTTGCGCGTATGTTGTCTTCCAGTTCTTCTGCGTGCATCACCCGACCCCACCGACCCGTGCAAACGAAATATATTTTTGTGACCGGCGGCGTCACCTCGTCGCTCGGCAAAGGCATCTTTAGCGCTTCGCTGGGCCGCCTGCTCGAAGCGCGCGGCCTGCGCGTCACCATCCAAAAGTTCGACCCGTACATCAACGTCGATCCGGGGACGATGAACCCCT comes from Salisaeta longa DSM 21114 and encodes:
- a CDS encoding CDP-alcohol phosphatidyltransferase family protein, with the protein product MSDAWPTVRAYAVHLFTASGVLCALAALWYVMRTPPAPAWAFAMLGLAVLIDAADGPLARRWAVTIHAARIDGGLIDNIVDYLTFTFLPLVLVWRMGWLAGPDVVWVGLAMTASLFGFANHSAKQAADGFFLGFPSYWNILAYYAGLLHAAYGATGRAVMLGVVLLATALTVAPVRFIYPNQAPSPWKPWIIGGALGWLALLVGFLPTYPAVPTWAQPWGLPVSMLYPAFYVGLSGYLDVRLRRAA